From Alteribacter lacisalsi, a single genomic window includes:
- a CDS encoding PAS domain S-box protein: MYKEAFMQMQQPAIIAGEDMFVKAINPAYTALFGLTEEDVIGNHLHTIFNDLPMKNRLYTQMINAGQDDLSRKVTLTQNGNTLYLDSHSTRFKDDNGSPCIISLFTDLTSQRKQEEDMKRMILDMTVNVVPLSNEVGVLPLPPILRDEQKWVIVEKTAQICREERFSKLAVNLSAISSLDEELGEILIRLIEVLRILGVEVILTGVRYEIAEEFAKLEIDFSRIKIYQNLKQAIEYFFKGTVQ; this comes from the coding sequence ATGTATAAAGAAGCGTTTATGCAGATGCAGCAGCCTGCAATTATTGCAGGAGAGGATATGTTTGTAAAAGCAATTAATCCTGCTTACACAGCCTTGTTTGGACTCACAGAAGAGGACGTCATTGGCAATCATCTTCATACAATTTTCAACGACCTCCCCATGAAAAACCGTCTCTATACTCAGATGATCAACGCCGGGCAGGATGATTTAAGCCGGAAAGTGACACTGACACAGAACGGAAATACACTTTATCTTGATAGTCATTCGACACGTTTCAAGGACGATAACGGCTCCCCCTGCATCATATCTTTATTTACAGATCTCACGAGTCAGCGGAAGCAGGAAGAGGATATGAAACGGATGATCCTTGATATGACAGTAAACGTAGTCCCATTATCCAATGAAGTCGGTGTTCTGCCCCTGCCGCCGATCCTCAGAGATGAGCAGAAATGGGTGATCGTTGAGAAAACAGCACAGATCTGCAGGGAGGAGCGGTTCTCCAAACTGGCAGTCAATCTATCGGCTATCAGCTCTCTGGACGAGGAACTGGGCGAGATCCTGATCAGGCTTATTGAAGTTCTGCGGATTCTTGGAGTGGAGGTTATTCTCACAGGTGTCCGTTATGAAATTGCAGAGGAATTTGCCAAGCTGGAGATTGATTTTTCCCGAATTAAAATCTATCAGAATCTGAAACAGGCGATTGAGTATTTCTTTAAAGGAACAGTTCAATAA
- a CDS encoding alanine racemase, with protein MKTWREYPTPSLLLDIKKMKRNISRMYCSAEENGVQLRPHIKTHKSLRVAEAQKAAGASGLTAATISEAEVFVEGGFTDLLLAFPLADSEKCRRLAKLNKKARVIASIDEAGQAPLLQEAAAKNGLTIEVWVKVNAGLNRCGTEPGEETADLVEKLQAYDALHVTGLYTHAGHAYGAPDQTAREEIAREEAQAVLVSASACEKRGIAIPHRSVGSTPTYEISGAFEGITEVRPGNGVFFDGVQAGLGVCSLNECAVTVSATVAAVKKDRVIFDAGSKSLTLEKGAHGNESIKGFGTIAEPEILRGKELTRLSEEHGVLDQTGMQGRLKLGQKIRIIPNHACTAVNLYDRYLVLDGEEVVDEWPVDARGRNQ; from the coding sequence ATGAAAACATGGAGAGAATACCCAACACCGTCCCTGCTTCTGGATATAAAAAAAATGAAGCGCAATATCAGCCGGATGTACTGTTCGGCAGAAGAAAACGGAGTTCAGCTGCGGCCTCATATTAAGACACATAAAAGCCTGAGAGTGGCAGAGGCCCAAAAAGCTGCCGGGGCATCGGGCTTGACTGCCGCAACGATTTCAGAAGCAGAGGTTTTTGTTGAAGGAGGTTTTACTGATCTGCTTCTGGCCTTTCCTCTTGCTGACAGTGAAAAATGCCGCCGCCTGGCGAAACTGAACAAAAAGGCAAGAGTTATCGCTTCTATTGATGAAGCCGGTCAGGCGCCCCTGCTGCAGGAAGCGGCAGCGAAGAACGGTCTGACGATAGAAGTGTGGGTTAAAGTAAACGCGGGACTGAACCGGTGCGGAACGGAACCGGGAGAAGAGACAGCCGATCTAGTGGAAAAACTGCAGGCATACGACGCCCTCCATGTAACTGGTCTTTACACGCATGCGGGTCATGCTTACGGGGCCCCTGATCAGACCGCGCGTGAGGAAATTGCAAGGGAGGAAGCCCAGGCTGTTCTTGTGTCAGCGTCGGCGTGTGAAAAAAGAGGGATCGCCATTCCCCACAGGAGCGTCGGCTCCACACCGACGTATGAAATATCTGGTGCCTTTGAAGGCATTACCGAGGTCCGTCCCGGTAACGGTGTCTTTTTTGACGGTGTACAAGCGGGCCTTGGCGTATGCTCACTGAATGAGTGCGCCGTTACAGTCTCTGCCACTGTTGCCGCTGTTAAAAAAGACAGGGTGATTTTTGATGCAGGCAGCAAATCTCTCACACTGGAAAAAGGCGCCCATGGAAACGAGAGCATTAAAGGTTTTGGCACAATTGCAGAACCGGAGATTCTTAGGGGAAAGGAGCTGACCAGGCTTTCTGAAGAGCACGGCGTGCTCGATCAGACAGGTATGCAGGGAAGGCTGAAACTTGGGCAGAAAATAAGAATCATACCCAATCACGCCTGTACAGCCGTGAATCTATACGACCGCTATCTTGTGCTGGACGGCGAAGAAGTGGTGGACGAGTGGCCGGTGGATGCCCGGGGCAGGAATCAGTAA
- the hutH gene encoding histidine ammonia-lyase, translating to MMILTGNNLTLEAFDRVVNGGEKVTASEEAMDRVKKTRKAVEKIVNNGQTVYGINTGFGKFSDVKIAREDVLTLQRNLILSHACGIGEPFDEQVSRGMLLLRVNTMLKGFSGVRSEVVEKILTFLNEGIHPVVPSQGSLGASGDLAPLAHLALGLLGEGDVVMNGVTMPAADALLVKEIEPLTLEAKEGLALINGTQAMTSVGALACVEAERLFSHADMIASVTMEGLRGIIDAFDEDIHEARGHAKQTETARIIRGHLDGSRLVTRQGELRVQDAYSLRCIPQVHGASREALSYVKKQLETEMNAATDNPLLFDDGEKVLSGGNFHGQPVALAMDFMKIAVAEIANISERRIERLVNPQLNDLPAFLSPRPGLESGAMILQYVAASLVSENKTLAHPASVDSIPSSANQEDHVSMGTTGARHAAMIIANAGKVLAIEAICAMQAAEHRGIEQMAASTRTFYEAGRTVVPSITEDRVFAKDIEAMNQWLRENDSIPCS from the coding sequence TGACGCTTGAGGCGTTTGACCGGGTTGTCAATGGCGGCGAGAAGGTAACCGCTTCCGAGGAGGCAATGGACCGGGTAAAAAAGACACGAAAAGCAGTAGAGAAAATTGTGAATAACGGGCAGACCGTTTACGGGATTAATACGGGATTTGGAAAGTTCAGTGATGTGAAAATTGCCAGAGAAGACGTTCTTACTCTCCAGAGAAATCTGATTCTGTCCCATGCCTGCGGGATTGGAGAGCCTTTTGATGAACAGGTAAGCCGGGGCATGCTCCTGCTTCGGGTCAATACGATGCTCAAAGGTTTTTCCGGTGTAAGAAGCGAGGTAGTTGAAAAGATCCTTACGTTTTTAAACGAAGGAATCCATCCGGTTGTTCCGTCGCAGGGGTCCCTGGGAGCGAGCGGGGATCTGGCACCTCTTGCTCACCTTGCCCTGGGACTTCTCGGTGAAGGGGACGTGGTGATGAACGGAGTCACGATGCCGGCTGCTGACGCTCTCCTGGTAAAAGAGATCGAACCGCTTACACTGGAAGCGAAAGAAGGGCTTGCGCTCATTAACGGGACGCAGGCGATGACCTCAGTGGGTGCACTCGCCTGCGTAGAGGCGGAGCGCCTGTTCAGCCATGCGGATATGATTGCTTCCGTAACGATGGAAGGGCTCCGCGGTATTATTGACGCCTTTGACGAGGACATTCACGAAGCGAGGGGCCATGCGAAGCAGACGGAGACGGCCCGCATCATCCGGGGACATCTTGACGGAAGCAGACTCGTCACCCGGCAGGGGGAACTGCGCGTGCAGGATGCCTACTCCCTCCGCTGTATACCTCAGGTTCACGGGGCAAGCCGTGAAGCACTGTCGTATGTGAAAAAACAGCTCGAAACGGAAATGAATGCCGCTACAGACAACCCGCTCTTATTTGACGACGGGGAAAAAGTGCTGAGCGGCGGCAACTTCCACGGGCAGCCAGTGGCACTGGCAATGGATTTTATGAAAATTGCCGTGGCAGAAATAGCAAACATTTCGGAAAGACGAATCGAACGTCTCGTCAACCCGCAGCTGAATGATCTGCCGGCATTTTTAAGCCCGCGGCCAGGGCTTGAGTCAGGTGCGATGATTCTCCAGTATGTGGCTGCCTCCCTCGTGTCTGAAAACAAGACACTCGCCCATCCGGCAAGTGTCGACTCCATTCCGTCATCTGCCAATCAGGAGGACCATGTGAGCATGGGCACGACCGGGGCCCGGCATGCGGCGATGATAATTGCAAATGCAGGCAAGGTACTGGCAATTGAGGCTATATGCGCCATGCAGGCTGCCGAACACCGCGGCATTGAGCAGATGGCTGCCAGTACCCGTACCTTTTATGAAGCCGGGAGAACTGTTGTGCCGTCTATTACAGAGGACCGTGTGTTTGCAAAGGATATTGAAGCGATGAACCAATGGCTGCGGGAAAATGACTCCATCCCGTGCAGCTGA
- a CDS encoding TetR/AcrR family transcriptional regulator, translating into MRDTNKKIRITALRLFAEEGYEGASLSKIASSIGIRKSSLYNHYSSKEELFLTLVDEVYNRYASELESIVTASSGSAGEKLYNTFLATTDFITREGTGQFYMHFLLFPPADLKEPVRSRFLAFEEETNRLLIPVFNEGMANREVAKTDPHHLLHAFYCMIDGMSAQMFYYPKKDASVKRKHAWDVFWRGIRQQDFD; encoded by the coding sequence ATGAGAGATACGAATAAAAAAATCCGAATCACTGCCCTGCGTCTTTTCGCTGAGGAAGGCTATGAGGGTGCCTCCCTTTCAAAGATCGCAAGCAGTATCGGCATTCGAAAGTCCTCTCTTTACAACCATTATTCCAGTAAAGAAGAGTTATTTCTTACCTTGGTGGACGAAGTGTACAACCGCTACGCTTCGGAACTCGAATCCATCGTGACCGCCTCGTCCGGATCTGCTGGAGAGAAACTTTATAACACATTTCTTGCGACTACGGACTTTATTACCCGCGAGGGAACCGGGCAATTTTATATGCATTTTCTCCTGTTCCCACCGGCTGATCTTAAGGAGCCTGTAAGGTCCCGTTTTCTTGCCTTTGAGGAAGAAACAAACCGGCTGCTGATACCAGTGTTTAACGAAGGGATGGCAAATAGGGAAGTTGCAAAGACGGATCCCCATCATCTGCTTCACGCATTTTACTGTATGATCGACGGCATGTCGGCACAGATGTTTTACTACCCGAAAAAAGATGCCTCAGTTAAGAGAAAACACGCCTGGGACGTGTTCTGGCGGGGCATCAGACAACAGGACTTTGATTGA
- a CDS encoding HNH endonuclease — protein MMKSGRGICELCLREGVRLTEHHLIPKEEGGTFLETALLCSPCHRQIHNLYSNQEIALRLGTIERLREDNKIRKFLKWIRRQPATAGVKMKKSNDRKRRRK, from the coding sequence GTGATGAAGAGCGGTCGCGGCATATGTGAGTTATGTCTTCGTGAAGGGGTAAGACTTACGGAGCATCATTTGATTCCAAAGGAAGAGGGCGGTACTTTTCTTGAAACCGCATTGCTCTGTTCCCCCTGTCACCGACAGATTCACAACCTGTACTCCAACCAGGAGATTGCCCTTCGCCTCGGAACAATTGAACGCCTCCGGGAAGATAATAAAATCCGTAAATTTTTGAAATGGATCCGCAGGCAGCCGGCCACAGCCGGTGTGAAAATGAAAAAATCAAACGATCGGAAACGCAGAAGAAAATAG
- a CDS encoding small multi-drug export protein: MFELIWQYTMIFIMAALPWLEILVVIPIGIGIGLNPFGVGLVSFIGNFLPVVLIVYLMKWFQSTAWYKRWKIKRQKKKAEKEAAAVTEKEQRKLAKKKRRNERAGRIFGKYGLPGLALLGPAVTGIHLAAVIALSLKAGKLSTTVWMGVSLFAWTVLLTVVSYYGFDFIL; this comes from the coding sequence TTGTTTGAACTTATCTGGCAATATACGATGATTTTTATTATGGCTGCGCTCCCGTGGCTTGAAATTCTTGTGGTAATTCCAATCGGAATCGGAATCGGTCTCAATCCGTTTGGGGTCGGGCTCGTTTCGTTTATAGGAAACTTTCTCCCGGTCGTTCTTATCGTTTACTTGATGAAATGGTTCCAGTCCACCGCCTGGTATAAGAGATGGAAGATAAAGAGGCAAAAGAAAAAGGCGGAGAAAGAAGCTGCAGCCGTTACGGAAAAGGAGCAGCGGAAACTCGCGAAGAAGAAGCGGCGCAACGAGCGTGCCGGGCGCATTTTTGGTAAATACGGCCTGCCAGGCCTTGCGCTCCTTGGTCCCGCTGTTACAGGCATTCACCTGGCTGCGGTCATTGCTTTATCCCTCAAGGCAGGCAAATTGTCTACCACCGTCTGGATGGGTGTGAGCCTGTTCGCCTGGACCGTGCTGCTTACTGTAGTCTCGTATTACGGCTTTGACTTTATCTTATAA
- a CDS encoding site-2 protease family protein: MFGWSDIPSAIWAFFIVLPLVSFIHELGHYAVTRLFGGKISLTIGRGKLLFKLGGFELRRVYFVDSFCQIKELKVSNRLTHALVYLGGPLFNLLTIVIVNSLIHAGVIEPHMVFYQFAYFSLYFIFFALIPIEFGKGYPSDGKALYDVLKYGTDKDPLE, from the coding sequence ATGTTTGGATGGTCTGATATCCCTTCTGCAATCTGGGCTTTTTTCATCGTACTGCCGCTTGTTTCATTTATTCATGAATTGGGACATTATGCAGTAACCCGGCTTTTCGGAGGTAAAATAAGCTTAACGATCGGAAGGGGAAAGCTGTTATTTAAACTCGGAGGATTCGAACTGCGAAGAGTATATTTTGTTGATTCCTTCTGCCAGATAAAAGAATTAAAGGTAAGTAACCGTTTGACCCATGCTCTCGTCTATTTAGGAGGGCCTCTTTTTAATTTACTCACTATTGTGATCGTCAACTCCCTGATCCATGCAGGTGTCATTGAACCTCATATGGTCTTTTACCAGTTCGCTTATTTCTCGCTTTACTTCATCTTTTTTGCTCTCATTCCGATTGAATTCGGTAAAGGATACCCGAGTGACGGAAAAGCCTTGTACGATGTTTTAAAATATGGAACAGATAAGGATCCTCTTGAGTAG